In Pyricularia oryzae 70-15 chromosome 2, whole genome shotgun sequence, one genomic interval encodes:
- a CDS encoding 26S protease regulatory subunit 7 codes for MPSATGQNWEKYQKNFADDEIEEKKITPLSDEDIQVLKTYGAAPYGAALKKLEQQIKEKQQSVDEKIGVKESDTGLAPPHLWDVAADRQRMLEEQPLQVARCTKIIQDEKDESKSKYVINVKQIAKFVVQLGERVSPTDIEEGMRVGVDRNKYQILLPLPPKIDASVTMMTVEEKPDVTYGDVGGCKEQVEKLREVVEMPLLSPERFVNLGIDPPKGALLYGPPGTGKTLCARAVANRTDATFIRVIGSELVQKYVGEGARMVRELFEMARTKKACIIFFDEIDAVGGARFDDGAGGDNEVQRTMLELITQLDGFDARGNIKVMFATNRPSTLDPALMRPGRIDRKIEFSLPDLEGRANILRIHAKSMSVERDIRWELISRLCPNATGAELRSVCTEAGMFAIRARRKVATEKDFLSAVEKVIKGNLKFNSTASYMQYN; via the exons ATG CCTTCCGCAACGGGTCAGAACTGGGAAAAGTACCAGAAAAACTTCGCAGATGACGAGatcgaggagaagaagatcaCACCTCTTTCCGATGA AGATATCCAGGTTCTCAAGACATACGGCGCTGCACCATATGGTGCCGCCCTCAAGAAACTGGAACAACAAATAAAAGAGAAGCAGCAGAGCGTTGACGAGAAGATCGGTGTCAAG GAATCGGACACAGGACTCGCGCCGCCACATCTCTGGGATGTAGCCGCCGACCGACAACGGATGTTGGAGGAGCAACCGCTTCAGGTAGCGCGGTGTACCAAGATCATCCAGGACGAAAAGGACGAGTCGAAGAGCAAATATGTCATCAACGTCAAGCAGATCGCCAAGTTCGTCGTGCAGCTTGGCGAGCGCGTCAGTCCGACGGATATTGAGGAAGGGATGCGTGTTGGCGTGGACAGGAACAAATACCAGATCCTCCTGCCTTTGCCCCCCAAGATCGATGCCAGCGTTACCATGATGACCGTCGAGGAGAAACCCGACGTAACCTACGGTGACGTGGGTGGTTGCAAGGAGCAAGTTGAGAAACTTCGTGAGGTCGTCGAGATGCCTCTGCTGTCACCAGAGCGATTCGTGAACCTCGGTATCGACCCGCCAAAGGGCGCATTGCTCTACGGACCTCCTGGAACAGGAAAGACGTTGTGCGCTCGGGCAGTTGCAAACAGGACAGATGCTACGTTCATCCGCGTCATCGGAAGCGAACTGGTGCAGAAGTACGTGGGTGAGGGCGCCCGTATGGTTCGAGAGTTGTTCGAAATGGCAAGGACGAAAAAGGCATGCATTATCTTCTTCGACGAAATCGACGCTGTTGGTGGAGCACGTTTCGACGACGGTGCCGGTGGTGACAACGAAGTCCAGCGCACTATGCTGGAGCTGATTACCCAGCTTGATGGTTTTGATGCTCGTGGAAATATCAAGGTCATGTTTGCCACCAACAGGCCTTCCACTCTCGACCCCGCCCTGATGAGGCCTGGACGTATCGACCGCAAGATCGAGTTTTCTCTGCCCGACCTTGAGGGGCGTGCCAACATTCTCAGGATCCACGCCAAGAGCATGTCGGTCGAGCGTGACATCCGATGGGAGCTCATATCACGCCTTTGCCCCAATGCCACAGGTGCCGAGCTCCGAAGTGTGTGCACAGAGGCCGGTATGTTTGCCATCAGGGCCAGGAGGAAGGTGGCGACGGAGAAGGACTTCCTCAGCGCGGTTGAGAAGGTCATCAAGGGCAACCTCAAGTTCAACTCTACTGCCTCATACATGCAGTACAACTAA
- a CDS encoding T-complex protein 1 subunit delta, whose product MATTAPAGANTANAAFRDKEKPLAVRSSNIVAARAVADAIRTSLGPRGMDKMIRSGKGETIITNDGSTMLKSMSVMHPTAKMLVQLSNAQDVEAGDGTTSVVVICGSLLGAADRLLSKGIHPSVISESFQRAAAASVEVLHEMSQPIALTDTAALLQAANTSLSSKIVSQYSGLLGPMAVNAVTKTIDLKAADNVDLKNIRIIKRVGGTIEDSELVDGVVLTQPVLKNAGGPIRMEKAKIGLIQFQLSPPKPDMENTISVNDYRQMDKIVKEERLYLLNLVKKIKKSKCNVLLIQKSILRDAVNELSLHFLAKLNILAIKDIERDEVEFICKSTGCKPIADIDSFTEDKLGTADLIEETQSSGSRLVKITGTKSTGKTISVVVRGANSLILDEAERSLHDALCVVRCLVKKKALIAGGGAAEIEIAAQLSRRARELTGTEAICWKAFADALEVVPTTLAENAGLNSIKVVTDLRHRHEMGEKNAGVSIKSGGVNSNIAKENVLQPLLVSTSAIELAAETVKMILRIDDIALSR is encoded by the exons ATGGCGACCACCGCACCAGCAGGAGCAAACACCGCCAACGCGGCTTTCCGG GACAAGGAAAAACCGCTTGCTGTGCGCTCTTCCAATATCGTGGCTGCTCGAG CTGTCGCCGATGCCATCAGGACATCTCTAGGCCCTCGTGGCATGGATAAGATGATTCGAAGCGGCAAGGGCGAAACGATCATCACAAATGACGGCAGCACAATGCTGAAAAGCATGTCCGTCATGCACCCAACGGCCAAGATGCTGGTTCAACTCTCTAATGCTCAGGACGTCGAGGCTGGAGACGGTACCACATCGGTTGTTGTCATCTGTGGCAGTCTTCTTGGTGCGGCTGACCGCCTCCTGTCCAAGGGCATTCATCCATCTGTCATATCCGAGTCCTTCCAaagggcggcagcagcctcgGTAGAGGTCCTCCATGAGATGTCACAACCTATCGCTCTTACAGACACCGCCGCCCTGCTTCAGGCAGCAAACACATCACTCTCATCCAAGATCGTATCGCAATACTCAGGCCTCCTGGGCCCCATGGCCGTCAACGCGGTCACCAAGACCATCGATCTCAAGGCTGCAGACAATGTTGACCTCAAAAACATTCGTATAATAAAGAGGGTCGGCGGGACCATCGAAGACAGCGAACTAGTTGACGGTGTTGTTTTGACGCAGCCTGTCTTGAAGAACGCCGGTGGTCCTATCAGGATGGAGAAGGCAAAGATTGGCCTGATTCAGTTCCAGCTGAGCCCTCCCAAGCCGGAT ATGGAGAACACTATCTCGGTCAACGACTACAGGCAAATGGACAAGATTGTCAAGGAGGAGCGTCTTTACCTGCTCAACCTGGTCAAGAAGATCAAGAAGTCCAAGTGCAATGTTCTTCTGATTCAAAAGTCTATTCTACGTGATGCGGTCAATGAGTTGTCTCTGCACTTCCTCGCCAAACTGAATATCCTGGCAATCAAAGATATTGAGAGGGACGAGGTTGAGTTTATTTGCAAGTCCACCGGCTGCAAGCCCATCGCCGATATCGACTCTTTCACCGAGGACAAGTTGGGCACGGCAGACCTGATCGAGGAGACGCAGTCCTCGGGCAGCAGGTTGGTGAAGATTACAGGCACCAAGTCGACAGGCAAGACGATCAGCGTGGTTGTGCGCGGCGCCAACTCGTTGATCCTTGACGAGGCAGAGCGATCGCTACACGATGCGTTGTGCGTGGTGCGTTGCTTGGTAAAGAAGAAGGCTTTGATTGCGGGCGGTGGCGCGGCGGAGATAGAGATCGCGGCCCAGTTGTCACGTCGCGCGCGTGAGCTTACTGGAACAGAGGCTATCTGTTGGAAGGCATTTGCGGATGCGCTGGAGGTGGTGCCTACAACACTGGCAGAAAACGCCGGCCTCAACAGCATCAAGGTTGTGACAGATCTGAGGCATCGTCACGAGATGGGCGAGAAGAATGCGGGGGTGAGCATCAAGTCAGGAGGCGTCAACTCCAACATTGCGAAGGAGAACGTACTGCAGCCTCTTCTTGTCAGCACGAGTGCCATTGAACTCGCTGCGGAGACTGTCAAGATGATTCTCCGCATTGACGACATTGCGCTCAGCAGGTAG